A genomic segment from Lineus longissimus chromosome 15, tnLinLong1.2, whole genome shotgun sequence encodes:
- the LOC135499503 gene encoding potassium voltage-gated channel subfamily H member 8-like isoform X6 has product MTKDISLRNISCKMEPNTAKARDEFLPKHSNFVLGNAQAKGYPIVYCSDGFCELTGFPRAQVMSKSCACNFLYGTDTDSEEKTKIEDALDALSELKTELIFYRKNGSPFWCLLDIVPIKNEKGQVVLFLASHKDITRDKVGDFSGDSPTDLHFDLPDELKGEGMTPNGDFKYHRRRSRAVLYHLSGQFDKQSKSKLQLNKIQNLSGKNTLPEYKVQDARNQKSHFILLHYGIFKIGWDWLILLCTFYIAVVVPYNAAFLQNDKKELLVPDVTVEVLFIIDAIIEFAFIFDIIFNFRTTYVSRGGQVVYDPKLIALNYIKGWFLLDLLAAIPFDLFYAFQVGDALMQGPEKKIHLLKLARMLRLARLLQKIDRYSQYSAVVLALLMSTFGLIAHWLACIWYVIGIEEIGQNPPSWKIGWINDLAEKLNLQSDFDNVTNFPPIESCYLTALYFTCSSLTSVGFGNVSANTNVEKIFSICAMLVGALMHAVVFGNVTAIIQRMYARRASYQSKTRDLKDFTRVHHIPKPLKQRMQEFFQTMWSINHGIDTSEILRDFPEELKGDIAIHLNREILALQLFEACSQGCLKLLAQEIKTTFCAPGEYLVHKGDVLQYIYFVCSGSMEIWKDDTVVAILGKGDLFGTDINTNMLKEHFNLRSSCDVKSLTYCDLQCIFLKGLIPVLDLYPEFGEKFCEDIQHDLTYNMREGFEEEEEEQMEIHPAITLPSISEDDEEEDESDEDGETSPLASPDINKNTTTTNVNTENVSTARSFLDKSKMDATINPLKPEFPSRNQYSPLKGSSRLPSKNSKTPSRRWAQGGFPVDQKKYEKYFPMKRLEPFHETYDGIYTRRRSFELSKKPGVHPSCRRTPLSSVAEPPTGFLRPCHTAPSLNIPGSKSPAHSASSESIPTAVLHQDLEQTKENISRLDNQVATLTNDIGSLTTDVKTMLKLLNGLAGNSPHLESPSTSQSSPHSTPPSDAGSERPSFFFGPCLDAEVSCGTGAITKKAQSPQRQASGKSRTKLEKMNSAPLPSMSGNPPHNDLLLSHEKCTAPRSATDSALFKAINPLSVKDTPLSRGASGDSTSLATPLSLFEVETSPPSTNSTSTGIVSPDAPTSASSGNANTGNSRFSFFPRRFSNRRRSSQTSTQGTDVEAPANLQSSEL; this is encoded by the exons ATGACCAAGGATATTTCACTGAGGAATATCTCGTGTAAGATGGAACCAAATACAGCGAAAGCAAGAGATGAATTTCTGCCTAAAC ATAGCAACTTTGTCCTTGGCAATGCACAAGCAAAAGGCTACCCGATCGTCTACTGCTCAGATGGGTTCTGTGAACTCACAGGCTTCCCGCGGGCCCAGGTTATGTCCAAGAGCTGCGCGTGTAACTTTTTATACGGGACCGACACGGACAGCGAAGAGAAGACGAAAATTGAAGATGCGTTGGATGCATTATCAGAACTTAAAACAGAGCTCATATTCTACAGGAAAAATG GTAGTCCGTTCTGGTGTCTCCTTGACATTGTGCCCATCAAGAATGAGAAAGGACAAGTTGTCTTATTCCTCGCTTCCCATAAAGACATCACACGAGACAAAGTGGGCGATTTCAGTGGAGACAGTCCGACAG ATCTGCACTTTGACCTACCGGATGAGCTGAAAGGAGAAGGAATGACCCCTAATGGTGACTTCAAGTACCACCGACGACGGAGTCGCGCCGTGTTGTATCATCTCTCAGGGCAGTTTGATAAACAGAGCAAGAGTAAGCTACAGTTGAATAAA ATCCAGAACCTGTCGGGCAAGAACACACTTCCAGAATACAAAGTACAAGATGCTCGCAATCAAAAATCACACTTCATCCTCTTGCATTATGGGATATTCAAGATCGGCTGGGATTGGTTGATTCTTCTGTGTACATTCTATATTGCTGTCGTCGTGCCATATAACGCTGCGTTCCTTCAGAACGACAAGAAAGAGTTACTTGTTCCCGATGTGACTGTAGAGGTGCTTTTTATCATTG ATGCAATTATAGAATTTGCCTTTATCTTTG ACATTATATTCAACTTTCGGACGACGTACGTAAGTCGGGGTGGTCAGGTGGTGTACGACCCAAAGCTTATAGCCCTAAACTATATAAAAGGCTGGTTCCTATTGGATCTGCTGGCAGCAATACCCTTCGATCTTTTCTATGCATTCCAAGTGGGAGATGCT TTAATGCAGGGACCCGAGAAAAAAATCCATCTCCTAAAGTTAGCGAGGATGTTACGACTTGCTCGGTTACTGCAAAAAATCGACCGTTATTCCCAATATAGTGCGGTGGTTCTCGCACTGCTCATGTCTACATTTGGCCTTATTGCTCATTGGTTGGCctgcatatggtatgtgataggAATCGAGGAGATCGGCCAGAacccgccatcttggaaaatag GATGGATTAACGATCTGGCAGAAAAATTAAATTTACAGTCAGACTTTGACAATGTGACGAACTTTCCTCCGATAGAGAGTTGTTACTTAACCGCCCTCTATTTTACATGTAGTAGTTTAACCAGTGTCGGATTCGGTAATGTCTCAGCGAATACGAACGTGGAAAAAATCTTCTCCATCTGTGCAATGTTAGTAGGAG CCCTCATGCATGCTGTAGTATTTGGAAACGTAACGGCCATCATTCAGAGAATGTACGCACGACGGGCATCGTATCAGTCTAAGACACGTGATCTCAAAGACTTCACACGTGTTCATCACATTCCTAAACCACTGAAACAGAGGATGCAGGAGTTTTTCCAGACGATGTGGTCGATAAACcatggtattgatacctcagaG ATCCTTCGTGACTTTCCAGAAGAGCTGAAGGGCGACATCGCAATCCACCTCAACCGGGAAATCCTCGCCTTACAATTGTTTGAAGCGTGCAGTCAGGGATGTTTGAAGCTACTCGCACAGGAGATCAAAACAACATTCTGTGCGCCGGGAGAGTACCTCGTCCACAAGGGCGACGTACTACAGTATATATACTTTGTTTGTAGTGGGTCCATGGAGATTTGGAAGGACGATACTGTGGTAGCTATTCTTG gaaaaggtgACCTCTTTGGGACGGATATCAACACGAATATGTTAAAAGAACATTTTAACTTGCGATCGAGCTGTGATGTGAAGTCGCTAACCTACTGTGATCTACAATGCATCTTCCTGAAAGGACTCATTCCTGTGCTCGATTTATATCCGGAATTTGGAGAAAAGTTCTGTGAGGATATTCAGCACGATCTGACGTATAATATGAGAGAAGGTtttgaggaggaggag GAGGAGCAAATGGAAATCCATCCTGCAATCACGTTACCATCGATATCAGAAGACGACGAGGAAGAAGACGAAAGTGACGAAGACGGTGAGACGTCTCCGCTGGCGTCGCCCGATATCAATAaaaacaccaccaccacaaatGTAAATACAGAAAATGTGTCAACTGCTCGGTCATTTTTGGATAAATCTAAAATGGACGCCACCATTAACCCTCTCAAACCTGAGTTTCCTTCCCG CAATCAGTATTCACCGCTCAAAGGTAGTTCACGTCTTCCTAGCAAAAACAG CAAGACTCCAAGTCGCAGATGGGCTCAGGGAGGTTTCCCTGTTGACCAAAAAAAATATGAGAA ATACTTTCCGATGAAGAGATTGGAACC ATTCCATGAAACGTACGATGGTATATACACACGACGTCGAAGCTTTGAACTTTCCAAGAAACCTGGGGTCCACCCCTCGTGTCGGCGGACCCCGCTTAGTAGTGTGGCAGAGCCCCCTACTGGCTTTCTCCGACCTTGTCATACTGCTCCGTCACTTAATATTCCAG GCAGTAAATCCCCCGCTCATTCCGCCTCTAGTGAATCCATTCCTACTGCTGTGCTCCACCAAGACCTGGAACAAACAAAAGAAAACATTAGTCGCCTTGACAACCAAGTTGCGACCTTGACCAATGATATTGGTTCATTGACAACGGACGTTAAAACGATGTTGAAATTACTAAATGGATTAGCTGGGAATAGTCCGCATTTGGAGTCACCGAGTACATCGCAGAGTTCTCCGCATAGTACGCCGCCTAGTGACGCAGGAAGTGAGAGACCATCGTTCTTCTTCGGACCTTGTTTGGATGCTGAGGTGAGCTGTGGCACCGGCGCGATAACTAAAAAAGCACAATCGCCTCAACGGCAGGCATCAGGAAAATCTCGTACAAAGTTAGAGAAAATGAACAGCGCCCCCTTGCCAAGTATGAGTGGAAATCCTCCGCATAATGACTTGTTGTTGAGTCATGAGAAGTGTACCGCACCACGATCTGCAACCGACTCTGCCTTGTTCAAAGCGATTAACCCCTTGAGTGTTAAGGACACTCCTCTGAGCCGAGGTGCGAGTGGAGATTCGACTTCCTTGGCAACACCGTTGTCACTGTTTGAAGTTGAGACTTCTCCACCGAGTACAAACTCTACAAGTACAGGTATCGTGTCTCCTGATGCACCCACTTCGGCGTCATCAGGAAATGCTAACACTGGGAATTCCCGGTTTAGTTTCTTTCCGCGGCGATTTAGCAATCGGCGGCGGAGTTCGCAAACGTCAACTCAAGGTACGGACGTCGAGGCACCGGCGAATTTACAATCTTCTGAGCTGTGA
- the LOC135499503 gene encoding potassium voltage-gated channel subfamily H member 8-like isoform X3 translates to MTKDISLRNISCKMEPNTAKARDEFLPKHSNFVLGNAQAKGYPIVYCSDGFCELTGFPRAQVMSKSCACNFLYGTDTDSEEKTKIEDALDALSELKTELIFYRKNGSPFWCLLDIVPIKNEKGQVVLFLASHKDITRDKVGDFSGDSPTASETPTPVSPGPPGIVTDLHFDLPDELKGEGMTPNGDFKYHRRRSRAVLYHLSGQFDKQSKSKLQLNKIQNLSGKNTLPEYKVQDARNQKSHFILLHYGIFKIGWDWLILLCTFYIAVVVPYNAAFLQNDKKELLVPDVTVEVLFIIDIIFNFRTTYVSRGGQVVYDPKLIALNYIKGWFLLDLLAAIPFDLFYAFQVGDALMQGPEKKIHLLKLARMLRLARLLQKIDRYSQYSAVVLALLMSTFGLIAHWLACIWYVIGIEEIGQNPPSWKIGWINDLAEKLNLQSDFDNVTNFPPIESCYLTALYFTCSSLTSVGFGNVSANTNVEKIFSICAMLVGALMHAVVFGNVTAIIQRMYARRASYQSKTRDLKDFTRVHHIPKPLKQRMQEFFQTMWSINHGIDTSEILRDFPEELKGDIAIHLNREILALQLFEACSQGCLKLLAQEIKTTFCAPGEYLVHKGDVLQYIYFVCSGSMEIWKDDTVVAILGKGDLFGTDINTNMLKEHFNLRSSCDVKSLTYCDLQCIFLKGLIPVLDLYPEFGEKFCEDIQHDLTYNMREGFEEEEEEQMEIHPAITLPSISEDDEEEDESDEDGETSPLASPDINKNTTTTNVNTENVSTARSFLDKSKMDATINPLKPEFPSRNQYSPLKGSSRLPSKNSKTPSRRWAQGGFPVDQKKYEKYFPMKRLEPFHETYDGIYTRRRSFELSKKPGVHPSCRRTPLSSVAEPPTGFLRPCHTAPSLNIPGSKSPAHSASSESIPTAVLHQDLEQTKENISRLDNQVATLTNDIGSLTTDVKTMLKLLNGLAGNSPHLESPSTSQSSPHSTPPSDAGSERPSFFFGPCLDAEVSCGTGAITKKAQSPQRQASGKSRTKLEKMNSAPLPSMSGNPPHNDLLLSHEKCTAPRSATDSALFKAINPLSVKDTPLSRGASGDSTSLATPLSLFEVETSPPSTNSTSTGIVSPDAPTSASSGNANTGNSRFSFFPRRFSNRRRSSQTSTQGTDVEAPANLQSSEL, encoded by the exons ATGACCAAGGATATTTCACTGAGGAATATCTCGTGTAAGATGGAACCAAATACAGCGAAAGCAAGAGATGAATTTCTGCCTAAAC ATAGCAACTTTGTCCTTGGCAATGCACAAGCAAAAGGCTACCCGATCGTCTACTGCTCAGATGGGTTCTGTGAACTCACAGGCTTCCCGCGGGCCCAGGTTATGTCCAAGAGCTGCGCGTGTAACTTTTTATACGGGACCGACACGGACAGCGAAGAGAAGACGAAAATTGAAGATGCGTTGGATGCATTATCAGAACTTAAAACAGAGCTCATATTCTACAGGAAAAATG GTAGTCCGTTCTGGTGTCTCCTTGACATTGTGCCCATCAAGAATGAGAAAGGACAAGTTGTCTTATTCCTCGCTTCCCATAAAGACATCACACGAGACAAAGTGGGCGATTTCAGTGGAGACAGTCCGACAG CTTCAGAAACGCCCACACCAGTATCACCGGGGCCACCTG GCATCGTTACAGATCTGCACTTTGACCTACCGGATGAGCTGAAAGGAGAAGGAATGACCCCTAATGGTGACTTCAAGTACCACCGACGACGGAGTCGCGCCGTGTTGTATCATCTCTCAGGGCAGTTTGATAAACAGAGCAAGAGTAAGCTACAGTTGAATAAA ATCCAGAACCTGTCGGGCAAGAACACACTTCCAGAATACAAAGTACAAGATGCTCGCAATCAAAAATCACACTTCATCCTCTTGCATTATGGGATATTCAAGATCGGCTGGGATTGGTTGATTCTTCTGTGTACATTCTATATTGCTGTCGTCGTGCCATATAACGCTGCGTTCCTTCAGAACGACAAGAAAGAGTTACTTGTTCCCGATGTGACTGTAGAGGTGCTTTTTATCATTG ACATTATATTCAACTTTCGGACGACGTACGTAAGTCGGGGTGGTCAGGTGGTGTACGACCCAAAGCTTATAGCCCTAAACTATATAAAAGGCTGGTTCCTATTGGATCTGCTGGCAGCAATACCCTTCGATCTTTTCTATGCATTCCAAGTGGGAGATGCT TTAATGCAGGGACCCGAGAAAAAAATCCATCTCCTAAAGTTAGCGAGGATGTTACGACTTGCTCGGTTACTGCAAAAAATCGACCGTTATTCCCAATATAGTGCGGTGGTTCTCGCACTGCTCATGTCTACATTTGGCCTTATTGCTCATTGGTTGGCctgcatatggtatgtgataggAATCGAGGAGATCGGCCAGAacccgccatcttggaaaatag GATGGATTAACGATCTGGCAGAAAAATTAAATTTACAGTCAGACTTTGACAATGTGACGAACTTTCCTCCGATAGAGAGTTGTTACTTAACCGCCCTCTATTTTACATGTAGTAGTTTAACCAGTGTCGGATTCGGTAATGTCTCAGCGAATACGAACGTGGAAAAAATCTTCTCCATCTGTGCAATGTTAGTAGGAG CCCTCATGCATGCTGTAGTATTTGGAAACGTAACGGCCATCATTCAGAGAATGTACGCACGACGGGCATCGTATCAGTCTAAGACACGTGATCTCAAAGACTTCACACGTGTTCATCACATTCCTAAACCACTGAAACAGAGGATGCAGGAGTTTTTCCAGACGATGTGGTCGATAAACcatggtattgatacctcagaG ATCCTTCGTGACTTTCCAGAAGAGCTGAAGGGCGACATCGCAATCCACCTCAACCGGGAAATCCTCGCCTTACAATTGTTTGAAGCGTGCAGTCAGGGATGTTTGAAGCTACTCGCACAGGAGATCAAAACAACATTCTGTGCGCCGGGAGAGTACCTCGTCCACAAGGGCGACGTACTACAGTATATATACTTTGTTTGTAGTGGGTCCATGGAGATTTGGAAGGACGATACTGTGGTAGCTATTCTTG gaaaaggtgACCTCTTTGGGACGGATATCAACACGAATATGTTAAAAGAACATTTTAACTTGCGATCGAGCTGTGATGTGAAGTCGCTAACCTACTGTGATCTACAATGCATCTTCCTGAAAGGACTCATTCCTGTGCTCGATTTATATCCGGAATTTGGAGAAAAGTTCTGTGAGGATATTCAGCACGATCTGACGTATAATATGAGAGAAGGTtttgaggaggaggag GAGGAGCAAATGGAAATCCATCCTGCAATCACGTTACCATCGATATCAGAAGACGACGAGGAAGAAGACGAAAGTGACGAAGACGGTGAGACGTCTCCGCTGGCGTCGCCCGATATCAATAaaaacaccaccaccacaaatGTAAATACAGAAAATGTGTCAACTGCTCGGTCATTTTTGGATAAATCTAAAATGGACGCCACCATTAACCCTCTCAAACCTGAGTTTCCTTCCCG CAATCAGTATTCACCGCTCAAAGGTAGTTCACGTCTTCCTAGCAAAAACAG CAAGACTCCAAGTCGCAGATGGGCTCAGGGAGGTTTCCCTGTTGACCAAAAAAAATATGAGAA ATACTTTCCGATGAAGAGATTGGAACC ATTCCATGAAACGTACGATGGTATATACACACGACGTCGAAGCTTTGAACTTTCCAAGAAACCTGGGGTCCACCCCTCGTGTCGGCGGACCCCGCTTAGTAGTGTGGCAGAGCCCCCTACTGGCTTTCTCCGACCTTGTCATACTGCTCCGTCACTTAATATTCCAG GCAGTAAATCCCCCGCTCATTCCGCCTCTAGTGAATCCATTCCTACTGCTGTGCTCCACCAAGACCTGGAACAAACAAAAGAAAACATTAGTCGCCTTGACAACCAAGTTGCGACCTTGACCAATGATATTGGTTCATTGACAACGGACGTTAAAACGATGTTGAAATTACTAAATGGATTAGCTGGGAATAGTCCGCATTTGGAGTCACCGAGTACATCGCAGAGTTCTCCGCATAGTACGCCGCCTAGTGACGCAGGAAGTGAGAGACCATCGTTCTTCTTCGGACCTTGTTTGGATGCTGAGGTGAGCTGTGGCACCGGCGCGATAACTAAAAAAGCACAATCGCCTCAACGGCAGGCATCAGGAAAATCTCGTACAAAGTTAGAGAAAATGAACAGCGCCCCCTTGCCAAGTATGAGTGGAAATCCTCCGCATAATGACTTGTTGTTGAGTCATGAGAAGTGTACCGCACCACGATCTGCAACCGACTCTGCCTTGTTCAAAGCGATTAACCCCTTGAGTGTTAAGGACACTCCTCTGAGCCGAGGTGCGAGTGGAGATTCGACTTCCTTGGCAACACCGTTGTCACTGTTTGAAGTTGAGACTTCTCCACCGAGTACAAACTCTACAAGTACAGGTATCGTGTCTCCTGATGCACCCACTTCGGCGTCATCAGGAAATGCTAACACTGGGAATTCCCGGTTTAGTTTCTTTCCGCGGCGATTTAGCAATCGGCGGCGGAGTTCGCAAACGTCAACTCAAGGTACGGACGTCGAGGCACCGGCGAATTTACAATCTTCTGAGCTGTGA
- the LOC135499503 gene encoding potassium voltage-gated channel subfamily H member 8-like isoform X12: MPNRKGLLAPQNTFLDTIATRFDGTHSNFVLGNAQAKGYPIVYCSDGFCELTGFPRAQVMSKSCACNFLYGTDTDSEEKTKIEDALDALSELKTELIFYRKNGSPFWCLLDIVPIKNEKGQVVLFLASHKDITRDKVGDFSGDSPTASETPTPVSPGPPGIVTDLHFDLPDELKGEGMTPNGDFKYHRRRSRAVLYHLSGQFDKQSKSKLQLNKIQNLSGKNTLPEYKVQDARNQKSHFILLHYGIFKIGWDWLILLCTFYIAVVVPYNAAFLQNDKKELLVPDVTVEVLFIIDIIFNFRTTYVSRGGQVVYDPKLIALNYIKGWFLLDLLAAIPFDLFYAFQVGDALMQGPEKKIHLLKLARMLRLARLLQKIDRYSQYSAVVLALLMSTFGLIAHWLACIWYVIGIEEIGQNPPSWKIGWINDLAEKLNLQSDFDNVTNFPPIESCYLTALYFTCSSLTSVGFGNVSANTNVEKIFSICAMLVGALMHAVVFGNVTAIIQRMYARRASYQSKTRDLKDFTRVHHIPKPLKQRMQEFFQTMWSINHGIDTSEILRDFPEELKGDIAIHLNREILALQLFEACSQGCLKLLAQEIKTTFCAPGEYLVHKGDVLQYIYFVCSGSMEIWKDDTVVAILGKGDLFGTDINTNMLKEHFNLRSSCDVKSLTYCDLQCIFLKGLIPVLDLYPEFGEKFCEDIQHDLTYNMREGFEEEEEEQMEIHPAITLPSISEDDEEEDESDEDGETSPLASPDINKNTTTTNVNTENVSTARSFLDKSKMDATINPLKPEFPSRNQYSPLKGSSRLPSKNSKTPSRRWAQGGFPVDQKKYEKYFPMKRLEPFHETYDGIYTRRRSFELSKKPGVHPSCRRTPLSSVAEPPTGFLRPCHTAPSLNIPGSKSPAHSASSESIPTAVLHQDLEQTKENISRLDNQVATLTNDIGSLTTDVKTMLKLLNGLAGNSPHLESPSTSQSSPHSTPPSDAGSERPSFFFGPCLDAEVSCGTGAITKKAQSPQRQASGKSRTKLEKMNSAPLPSMSGNPPHNDLLLSHEKCTAPRSATDSALFKAINPLSVKDTPLSRGASGDSTSLATPLSLFEVETSPPSTNSTSTGIVSPDAPTSASSGNANTGNSRFSFFPRRFSNRRRSSQTSTQGTDVEAPANLQSSEL; this comes from the exons ATAGCAACTTTGTCCTTGGCAATGCACAAGCAAAAGGCTACCCGATCGTCTACTGCTCAGATGGGTTCTGTGAACTCACAGGCTTCCCGCGGGCCCAGGTTATGTCCAAGAGCTGCGCGTGTAACTTTTTATACGGGACCGACACGGACAGCGAAGAGAAGACGAAAATTGAAGATGCGTTGGATGCATTATCAGAACTTAAAACAGAGCTCATATTCTACAGGAAAAATG GTAGTCCGTTCTGGTGTCTCCTTGACATTGTGCCCATCAAGAATGAGAAAGGACAAGTTGTCTTATTCCTCGCTTCCCATAAAGACATCACACGAGACAAAGTGGGCGATTTCAGTGGAGACAGTCCGACAG CTTCAGAAACGCCCACACCAGTATCACCGGGGCCACCTG GCATCGTTACAGATCTGCACTTTGACCTACCGGATGAGCTGAAAGGAGAAGGAATGACCCCTAATGGTGACTTCAAGTACCACCGACGACGGAGTCGCGCCGTGTTGTATCATCTCTCAGGGCAGTTTGATAAACAGAGCAAGAGTAAGCTACAGTTGAATAAA ATCCAGAACCTGTCGGGCAAGAACACACTTCCAGAATACAAAGTACAAGATGCTCGCAATCAAAAATCACACTTCATCCTCTTGCATTATGGGATATTCAAGATCGGCTGGGATTGGTTGATTCTTCTGTGTACATTCTATATTGCTGTCGTCGTGCCATATAACGCTGCGTTCCTTCAGAACGACAAGAAAGAGTTACTTGTTCCCGATGTGACTGTAGAGGTGCTTTTTATCATTG ACATTATATTCAACTTTCGGACGACGTACGTAAGTCGGGGTGGTCAGGTGGTGTACGACCCAAAGCTTATAGCCCTAAACTATATAAAAGGCTGGTTCCTATTGGATCTGCTGGCAGCAATACCCTTCGATCTTTTCTATGCATTCCAAGTGGGAGATGCT TTAATGCAGGGACCCGAGAAAAAAATCCATCTCCTAAAGTTAGCGAGGATGTTACGACTTGCTCGGTTACTGCAAAAAATCGACCGTTATTCCCAATATAGTGCGGTGGTTCTCGCACTGCTCATGTCTACATTTGGCCTTATTGCTCATTGGTTGGCctgcatatggtatgtgataggAATCGAGGAGATCGGCCAGAacccgccatcttggaaaatag GATGGATTAACGATCTGGCAGAAAAATTAAATTTACAGTCAGACTTTGACAATGTGACGAACTTTCCTCCGATAGAGAGTTGTTACTTAACCGCCCTCTATTTTACATGTAGTAGTTTAACCAGTGTCGGATTCGGTAATGTCTCAGCGAATACGAACGTGGAAAAAATCTTCTCCATCTGTGCAATGTTAGTAGGAG CCCTCATGCATGCTGTAGTATTTGGAAACGTAACGGCCATCATTCAGAGAATGTACGCACGACGGGCATCGTATCAGTCTAAGACACGTGATCTCAAAGACTTCACACGTGTTCATCACATTCCTAAACCACTGAAACAGAGGATGCAGGAGTTTTTCCAGACGATGTGGTCGATAAACcatggtattgatacctcagaG ATCCTTCGTGACTTTCCAGAAGAGCTGAAGGGCGACATCGCAATCCACCTCAACCGGGAAATCCTCGCCTTACAATTGTTTGAAGCGTGCAGTCAGGGATGTTTGAAGCTACTCGCACAGGAGATCAAAACAACATTCTGTGCGCCGGGAGAGTACCTCGTCCACAAGGGCGACGTACTACAGTATATATACTTTGTTTGTAGTGGGTCCATGGAGATTTGGAAGGACGATACTGTGGTAGCTATTCTTG gaaaaggtgACCTCTTTGGGACGGATATCAACACGAATATGTTAAAAGAACATTTTAACTTGCGATCGAGCTGTGATGTGAAGTCGCTAACCTACTGTGATCTACAATGCATCTTCCTGAAAGGACTCATTCCTGTGCTCGATTTATATCCGGAATTTGGAGAAAAGTTCTGTGAGGATATTCAGCACGATCTGACGTATAATATGAGAGAAGGTtttgaggaggaggag GAGGAGCAAATGGAAATCCATCCTGCAATCACGTTACCATCGATATCAGAAGACGACGAGGAAGAAGACGAAAGTGACGAAGACGGTGAGACGTCTCCGCTGGCGTCGCCCGATATCAATAaaaacaccaccaccacaaatGTAAATACAGAAAATGTGTCAACTGCTCGGTCATTTTTGGATAAATCTAAAATGGACGCCACCATTAACCCTCTCAAACCTGAGTTTCCTTCCCG CAATCAGTATTCACCGCTCAAAGGTAGTTCACGTCTTCCTAGCAAAAACAG CAAGACTCCAAGTCGCAGATGGGCTCAGGGAGGTTTCCCTGTTGACCAAAAAAAATATGAGAA ATACTTTCCGATGAAGAGATTGGAACC ATTCCATGAAACGTACGATGGTATATACACACGACGTCGAAGCTTTGAACTTTCCAAGAAACCTGGGGTCCACCCCTCGTGTCGGCGGACCCCGCTTAGTAGTGTGGCAGAGCCCCCTACTGGCTTTCTCCGACCTTGTCATACTGCTCCGTCACTTAATATTCCAG GCAGTAAATCCCCCGCTCATTCCGCCTCTAGTGAATCCATTCCTACTGCTGTGCTCCACCAAGACCTGGAACAAACAAAAGAAAACATTAGTCGCCTTGACAACCAAGTTGCGACCTTGACCAATGATATTGGTTCATTGACAACGGACGTTAAAACGATGTTGAAATTACTAAATGGATTAGCTGGGAATAGTCCGCATTTGGAGTCACCGAGTACATCGCAGAGTTCTCCGCATAGTACGCCGCCTAGTGACGCAGGAAGTGAGAGACCATCGTTCTTCTTCGGACCTTGTTTGGATGCTGAGGTGAGCTGTGGCACCGGCGCGATAACTAAAAAAGCACAATCGCCTCAACGGCAGGCATCAGGAAAATCTCGTACAAAGTTAGAGAAAATGAACAGCGCCCCCTTGCCAAGTATGAGTGGAAATCCTCCGCATAATGACTTGTTGTTGAGTCATGAGAAGTGTACCGCACCACGATCTGCAACCGACTCTGCCTTGTTCAAAGCGATTAACCCCTTGAGTGTTAAGGACACTCCTCTGAGCCGAGGTGCGAGTGGAGATTCGACTTCCTTGGCAACACCGTTGTCACTGTTTGAAGTTGAGACTTCTCCACCGAGTACAAACTCTACAAGTACAGGTATCGTGTCTCCTGATGCACCCACTTCGGCGTCATCAGGAAATGCTAACACTGGGAATTCCCGGTTTAGTTTCTTTCCGCGGCGATTTAGCAATCGGCGGCGGAGTTCGCAAACGTCAACTCAAGGTACGGACGTCGAGGCACCGGCGAATTTACAATCTTCTGAGCTGTGA